From the genome of Notolabrus celidotus isolate fNotCel1 chromosome 5, fNotCel1.pri, whole genome shotgun sequence, one region includes:
- the serpinf1 gene encoding pigment epithelium-derived factor has translation MKQATFLLVFGVVLSLCQAQSDTGAEDAGGEEEHVELFTTPTTKMGAATSDFGYNLFRALASREATSNIFLAPISVSAVLTQLSMGGSERAQRMLHRALRYHTLQDPQLHNTLKDLLASVRYPGKGLSTAARIYLARRIRTKPEFFTLVEQQYGVRPNALQGGPRDLKEVNDWVSQQTGGKVQRLLAKALLRTLGVNLVSAAYFKGKWVTRFSQTGVLENFQVDNGPPVRVPTMQQDNYPIKMGADSDLSCTIAQIQMQNDLSMFIFLPDEVTANMTLLEESLTAEFVQDLSMTLLPAKVSLTLPTLRLSYSTDLLPLLSDVGLSEWLADIDLELISAQPLKLSSVNHKVVMETAPEGNLYPSATEAVSNLSYRVDRPFLYLIRDETTGALLFIGRVVNPKDLSI, from the exons ATGAAGCAAGCAACTTTTCTGCTGGTCTTTGGGGTTGTCCTGAGCTTGTGTCAGGCTCAG TCAGACACAGGTGCTGAGGATGCTGGTGGGGAGGAGGAACATGTGGAGCTCTTCACCACCCCGACAACTAAGATGGGCGCCGCCACCTCAGATTTTGGCTACAACTTGTTCCGCGCCCTGGCAAGCCGTGAAGCAACATCCAACATCTTTCTGGCTCCCATCAGTGTCTCTGCAGTGCTGACACAGCTTTCCATGG GGGGGTCTGAGCGTGCTCAAAGGATGCTGCACAGAGCCCTGAGATACCACACCCTGCAGGACCCTCAGCTCCACAATACCCTGAAAGACCTCCTGGCCTCAGTCAGGTACCCTGGGAAAGGCCTGAGCACCGCGGCACGGATCTACCTGGCACGAC GCATTCGTACGAAGCCAGAATTCTTCACACTCGTGGAGCAGCAGTATGGAGTTCGTCCAAATGCGCTGCAGGGAGGACCAAGAGATCTGAAAGAAGTCAACGACTGGGTGAGTCAGCAGACTGGCGGGAAGGTGCAGCGCCTCCTGGCCAAGGCTCTCCTCAGGACCCTCGGTGTGAACCTTGTGAGTGCTGCCTACTTCAAAG GAAAGTGGGTGACCCGATTCAGTCAGACTGGAGTGTTGGAGAACTTCCAAGTGGACAACGGGCCACCTGTTCGCGTCCCCACAATGCAGCAGGATAACTACCCAATTAAGATGGGTGCCGACTCTGACCTGAGCTGCACG ATCGCTCAGATCCAGATGCAGAACGACCTCAGCATGTTCATCTTCCTCCCTGATGAGGTCACCGCCAACATGACCCTGCTGGAGGAGAGTCTGACCGCTGAATTTGTGCAGGATCTCTCTATGACACTCCTCCCTGCCAAGGTGTCGCTCACTCTGCCCACCCTGAGGCTCAGCTACTCCACAGACCTGCTGCCGCTGCTCAGCGATGTGG GTCTCTCAGAGTGGCTAGCAGACATAGACCTGGAGCTAATCTCTGCTCAGCCCTTAAAGCTCAGCAGTGTCAATCACAAGGTTGTCATGGAGACAGCACCTGAGGGAAACCTGTACCCGAGTGCTACCGAGGCGGTGAGCAACCTGTCGTACCGAGTGGACCGACCCTTCCTTTACCTGATCCGAGATGAGACCACAGGGGCGCTGCTGTTCATCGGCAGGGTGGTCAACCCCAAAGACCTGTCGATATAA